In the Candidatus Aegiribacteria sp. genome, CATCCGGTTACATCGAACTTCTTGACGGCGGGACAATAACATCATCAGCAAATGATACGCTTCCCGAAAGACTGAATGAACTCTATTGCGGAATGCTGGAGATTATTAATAAATACAGCCTGGTAGCAATGGGGCTTGAGAAGATATATGCTCATTACAAGCATCCGTCTACGGCAATAAAAATGGCGCATGCCCGTGGTGTATTGAGTCTTGCGGCTGTTCGAAGTGAAGTACGCGTTGTTTCTTTGCCTTCTACAAGAATAAAGAAGCTTGTTACAGGGAACGGGAGAGCCAGCAAGGAACAGGTATCAGGCATGGTCAGGCATCTCCTTGGTTTGACCGTTGAAATACGACCGGACGATGTTTCAGATGCCCTTGCCATTGCAATAGCTGCTTACGAAAGTGAAAAAAATGATAGAAAGTTTAAGGGGCTCAGTAGAAAGAACGGTTAATTCCACCATTCATATTAGAACCGGTTCGTTCGTTATCGGGATTCTGACTCCGGGCTACTTTTTCAGAAGTGTAACCGCGGGACAGGAGCTTGATATCCCGGTTTACCTGCATCTACAGCTTGAAGGTAATCGTGTAGTTCCCCTGTTGGTGGGGTTTCCAGAAGTTCGCGACAG is a window encoding:
- the ruvC gene encoding crossover junction endodeoxyribonuclease RuvC is translated as MPETGSSIYMGIDPGLGTTGYGVLRFSSGYIELLDGGTITSSANDTLPERLNELYCGMLEIINKYSLVAMGLEKIYAHYKHPSTAIKMAHARGVLSLAAVRSEVRVVSLPSTRIKKLVTGNGRASKEQVSGMVRHLLGLTVEIRPDDVSDALAIAIAAYESEKNDRKFKGLSRKNG